In one Desulfosporosinus sp. Sb-LF genomic region, the following are encoded:
- the trmFO gene encoding methylenetetrahydrofolate--tRNA-(uracil(54)-C(5))-methyltransferase (FADH(2)-oxidizing) TrmFO, with translation MQHITVIGAGLAGSEAAWQLAERGVMVDLYEMRPIKTTPAHHTDCFAELVCSNSLRGAGLENAVGLLKEEMRRLGSLIMSAADHHAVPAGGALAVDRVRFSSEVTERLEQHQNVCIHREEVHCLPQEGITVVASGPLTSDDLAKDILQLTGEEALSFYDAAAPIVTLESVNLDKAFWASRYDKGDADYLNCPMTKEEYDAFYNALLEAEVAEVQGFEQGKVFEGCLPVEVMAKRGPQTLTFGPLKPVGLLDPRIEKRFYAVVQLRKENQAGTLFNLVGFQTHLKWGEQKRVFSLIPGLEKAEFVRYGVMHRNTFLNAPKVLKADFSLKTKPSLFFAGQMTGVEGYIESAASGLLAGINTWRRLKQMETLVFPAETTLGGLARHLEGSPSQSFQPMNINFGLLPPLAERIRDKREKNAKISERALDSLSEFCAWEDLGR, from the coding sequence ATGCAGCATATTACCGTCATCGGCGCAGGACTCGCCGGTTCTGAGGCCGCCTGGCAGCTTGCTGAGCGCGGTGTGATGGTCGACCTATACGAAATGCGCCCGATCAAAACTACCCCGGCACATCATACTGACTGCTTTGCAGAACTTGTTTGTAGTAACTCACTTCGAGGGGCTGGCTTAGAGAATGCAGTGGGGTTATTAAAAGAAGAAATGCGTCGTTTAGGCTCCTTAATTATGAGTGCTGCTGATCATCACGCGGTTCCAGCTGGTGGCGCTTTGGCGGTTGATCGAGTACGGTTTTCCAGCGAGGTTACAGAACGGCTGGAGCAACATCAAAATGTATGTATTCATCGGGAAGAAGTACATTGCCTTCCGCAAGAGGGGATCACCGTGGTGGCCAGTGGCCCATTGACTTCTGATGATCTGGCAAAAGACATCTTGCAGTTAACTGGTGAGGAAGCCTTATCCTTTTATGATGCGGCTGCCCCAATTGTTACTCTCGAATCGGTTAATTTAGACAAGGCCTTTTGGGCTTCACGTTACGATAAGGGAGATGCGGATTATCTAAACTGCCCTATGACTAAGGAAGAGTATGATGCGTTTTATAATGCTTTGCTAGAGGCTGAAGTGGCGGAGGTCCAAGGATTCGAACAGGGTAAGGTTTTTGAGGGCTGCCTGCCAGTTGAAGTAATGGCCAAGCGTGGTCCTCAGACGCTAACATTTGGCCCGTTAAAACCTGTGGGGTTGCTGGATCCCCGAATAGAAAAAAGGTTTTATGCTGTCGTACAGCTTCGTAAGGAAAATCAAGCTGGAACCCTTTTTAATCTAGTGGGTTTTCAAACTCATTTAAAATGGGGGGAACAAAAACGTGTCTTTTCACTAATCCCCGGTTTGGAAAAGGCAGAGTTTGTTCGTTATGGAGTAATGCATCGCAATACGTTTCTAAATGCACCGAAAGTACTTAAAGCAGATTTTAGTTTAAAGACGAAACCATCCCTCTTTTTTGCCGGCCAAATGACGGGGGTCGAGGGATATATTGAGTCTGCAGCCAGCGGGCTTCTAGCTGGCATTAATACTTGGCGGCGGCTGAAGCAGATGGAGACTCTTGTTTTCCCGGCTGAAACGACGTTAGGGGGGCTGGCACGTCATTTGGAGGGTTCTCCTAGTCAAAGTTTTCAACCAATGAATATCAACTTTGGGTTGCTTCCACCTTTAGCAGAACGGATAAGAGACAAACGCGAGAAAAATGCCAAGATTTCAGAACGTGCTTTAGATTCTTTAAGCGAGTTTTGTGCTTGGGAGGATTTGGGGAGGTAA
- the xerA gene encoding site-specific tyrosine recombinase/integron integrase yields the protein MLADEALSLFAGHQYSQNRSEHTVIAYQSDLGQFLRFAAFEQGFETERLTVELIDVHIVRSFLGVLAEQGLARKSMARKLAALRSFFKFLCRKEILPINPVQRVASPKIGRKLPHFLYLDQLEGLLRAPDDTNLLGARDQVIIELLYGSGLRVSELVSLNRENLDLESRLIRVLGKGSKERVVPMTNYAIQAIEVYLGMRTDNNKILLLNYQGTRLSSRSVRRILDKLVAKISLEQHVNPHMLRHSFATHLLDGGADLRSVQELLGHQKLSSTQIYTHLTRERLKEVYALAHPRAKERPMSEIL from the coding sequence ATGCTGGCTGATGAGGCGTTGAGTCTCTTTGCGGGTCATCAATATTCCCAAAATCGTTCAGAGCATACTGTTATTGCTTATCAAAGTGATCTCGGTCAGTTTCTAAGATTTGCGGCGTTTGAACAAGGGTTTGAAACTGAACGGCTCACGGTGGAATTGATCGATGTTCATATTGTTCGTAGTTTTCTTGGTGTTTTGGCTGAACAAGGATTGGCGAGAAAAAGTATGGCTCGTAAGCTCGCAGCCTTACGATCGTTTTTCAAGTTCTTGTGCCGTAAGGAAATACTTCCAATTAATCCAGTTCAGCGAGTGGCAAGTCCAAAAATAGGACGGAAACTTCCGCACTTTCTTTATCTAGACCAGTTGGAGGGGCTGTTGCGGGCCCCGGATGACACAAACCTTTTAGGTGCACGGGATCAGGTAATTATTGAGCTACTTTATGGCTCCGGGCTGAGGGTTAGTGAACTTGTCAGTTTAAACCGAGAAAATCTCGATTTAGAGAGTAGGCTAATCCGTGTCCTCGGAAAGGGGAGCAAAGAGCGGGTGGTCCCAATGACAAATTATGCTATTCAAGCTATTGAGGTATATCTTGGTATGCGTACAGATAATAATAAAATATTGCTCCTTAATTATCAGGGAACCCGTTTATCGAGCAGGTCTGTTCGGCGAATTTTGGACAAACTGGTTGCGAAGATAAGTTTGGAACAACACGTGAATCCACACATGCTTCGCCATTCATTTGCTACACACTTATTAGATGGCGGTGCTGATCTAAGAAGTGTTCAAGAGTTACTGGGACATCAGAAACTTTCATCGACCCAAATTTATACACATCTCACCCGTGAACGTTTGAAAGAAGTCTATGCCCTCGCTCATCCCCGCGCGAAAGAACGCCCTATGTCTGAGATTCTATGA
- the hslV gene encoding ATP-dependent protease subunit HslV, with protein sequence MFHATTIVAVKKGEHVAIAGDGQVTFGQATVMKHNARKVRRLFQGKVIAGFAGSVADAFTLFDKFEQKLEEYHGNLLRAAVELAKEWRTDKMLRNLEALLLVADAQNLLILSGSGEVIEPDDGIAAIGSGGNYALAAARALVKHTDMPTSEIVREAMLVAASICVYTNEQITVEEL encoded by the coding sequence ATGTTTCATGCAACAACTATTGTCGCAGTGAAGAAAGGGGAACATGTAGCCATAGCAGGTGACGGTCAAGTAACCTTTGGCCAGGCAACCGTTATGAAACACAATGCTCGTAAAGTTCGTCGCTTGTTTCAAGGAAAAGTGATTGCTGGGTTTGCCGGATCCGTTGCTGATGCGTTCACGCTCTTTGACAAGTTTGAACAAAAACTTGAAGAGTATCATGGGAATCTTCTGCGGGCGGCTGTAGAACTCGCAAAAGAATGGCGGACAGACAAAATGTTGAGAAACCTCGAAGCACTGCTTTTGGTTGCGGATGCCCAAAACCTTCTGATCTTATCTGGTTCGGGAGAGGTGATCGAACCAGACGATGGAATCGCTGCCATCGGTTCCGGCGGAAACTATGCTCTAGCCGCCGCTCGTGCCTTAGTAAAGCACACCGATATGCCAACGAGTGAGATCGTGCGAGAAGCGATGCTTGTAGCCGCTTCAATTTGTGTATATACCAATGAGCAAATTACCGTAGAAGAGTTATAG
- the hslU gene encoding ATP-dependent protease ATPase subunit HslU, which produces MDRLTPREIVHELDRYIVGQNAAKRAVAVALRNRYRRSCLPEQLQEEIIPKNILMIGPTGVGKTEIARRLAKLVRAPFIKIEATKFTEVGYVGRDVEAIVRDLVEISLRMVKAERAEQVQAQAAFNAEKRLIELLVPVKRSESSSSNPFQMLFGQTSDQEREAEVTPEIMHERKLAEDRLNRGELEEQVIEISVEENTPLSDMLGNGNMMEMGINIQDMMSGMLPKRHKKRKVTVREARKLLVHEEAQNLIDQDEAVQEAIRRAEHEGIVFLDEIDKIAGREGASGQDVSRGGVQRDILPIVEGSTVVTKYGPVKTDHILFIAAGAFHVSKPSDLIPELQGRFPIRVELESLSVADFKRILTEPQSSLIKQYSALLETEGIKVNFTENAIDELAEVAYKVNSTTENIGARRLHTIVEKVLEELSFEASELPEDYTVTINREYVLHRLGDVVQDQDLARYIL; this is translated from the coding sequence ATGGACCGCTTGACTCCGCGCGAAATTGTCCATGAACTAGATCGGTACATTGTAGGACAAAATGCGGCGAAACGGGCTGTAGCGGTTGCTTTACGTAATCGTTATCGACGTTCTTGTTTGCCAGAACAATTGCAAGAAGAAATTATACCCAAAAATATTTTAATGATTGGTCCCACTGGCGTTGGGAAGACAGAGATTGCCCGGCGGTTGGCAAAACTTGTACGCGCCCCATTCATTAAAATAGAAGCCACAAAATTTACCGAAGTTGGGTATGTAGGTCGGGATGTAGAGGCCATTGTACGCGACTTGGTTGAAATCTCCTTACGTATGGTAAAGGCAGAGCGCGCGGAACAGGTTCAGGCTCAAGCAGCGTTCAATGCTGAGAAACGATTGATTGAGTTGCTAGTTCCGGTAAAACGATCAGAGAGTTCATCAAGCAACCCCTTTCAGATGTTATTCGGGCAGACGTCAGATCAGGAAAGGGAAGCGGAAGTGACTCCTGAAATTATGCATGAACGAAAGTTAGCAGAGGATCGCTTGAATCGAGGAGAACTTGAAGAGCAGGTTATTGAGATTTCTGTCGAAGAAAATACGCCACTCTCCGATATGCTAGGCAATGGCAATATGATGGAAATGGGTATAAATATTCAGGATATGATGTCGGGAATGCTTCCAAAGCGACACAAGAAGAGAAAAGTAACCGTGCGTGAAGCACGAAAGCTCTTGGTCCACGAAGAAGCACAGAACCTGATCGACCAAGACGAGGCGGTTCAAGAAGCGATCCGTAGGGCAGAACATGAGGGGATTGTGTTCTTGGATGAAATCGATAAGATTGCGGGACGTGAAGGTGCGAGCGGACAGGATGTTTCCCGAGGAGGAGTCCAACGCGACATTCTTCCGATTGTTGAAGGATCGACCGTGGTAACGAAGTATGGTCCAGTTAAAACCGATCACATCCTTTTCATTGCGGCTGGGGCTTTTCATGTCAGTAAACCATCTGACCTTATTCCTGAACTTCAGGGGAGATTTCCCATTCGCGTAGAACTGGAATCCTTAAGTGTCGCTGATTTTAAACGTATTCTTACTGAACCCCAATCGTCGCTGATTAAACAATACAGTGCATTATTGGAAACAGAAGGGATAAAGGTGAATTTTACAGAGAATGCTATCGATGAATTAGCAGAGGTTGCGTACAAAGTAAATTCGACGACTGAAAATATTGGAGCTCGGCGACTCCACACAATTGTTGAAAAAGTACTCGAAGAACTATCGTTTGAAGCCTCAGAATTGCCCGAAGATTATACAGTCACAATTAATAGAGAATATGTTTTGCACCGCTTAGGTGACGTGGTTCAAGATCAAGATTTAGCGCGATATATTCTGTAA
- the codY gene encoding GTP-sensing pleiotropic transcriptional regulator CodY: protein MEITLLEKTRTINKLIQRAAGNPVDFEEMAKVLRQAVLANCYIVGRRGKILGYSFMGHFVCGTMEDIVVHSERFPESYNDGLMKITETKTNTAQVENGCVFNCNEPCHFTNKITTIVPVLGGGERVGTLVLAKFDEEFKEDDLVLAEYGATVVGMEILRVKAERAEEEARKKAAVQIAVGTLSYSELEAVEHIFAELGGGEGLLVASKIADRVGITRSVIVNALRKFESAGVIESKSLGMKGTYIRVLNDYLLDELDKHTKHTLK, encoded by the coding sequence ATGGAAATAACATTATTGGAAAAAACAAGAACAATTAACAAATTAATCCAACGTGCTGCAGGTAATCCAGTTGATTTTGAAGAAATGGCGAAAGTTCTTAGACAGGCAGTACTTGCAAATTGTTATATTGTTGGACGGCGCGGAAAGATTCTTGGGTATAGTTTCATGGGTCATTTTGTTTGCGGGACTATGGAAGACATTGTCGTTCATTCTGAGCGATTCCCTGAAAGTTATAACGATGGTCTGATGAAAATCACCGAGACCAAAACGAATACGGCACAGGTTGAAAATGGCTGTGTATTTAATTGCAATGAGCCGTGTCATTTCACAAATAAGATTACAACGATTGTCCCTGTTTTGGGTGGCGGCGAACGTGTCGGGACGCTCGTACTAGCCAAGTTTGATGAGGAGTTCAAAGAGGACGACCTGGTACTCGCCGAATACGGTGCGACGGTTGTGGGCATGGAGATTTTACGGGTTAAGGCTGAACGTGCGGAAGAAGAAGCTCGAAAAAAAGCGGCGGTCCAAATTGCCGTGGGAACTCTTTCGTATTCTGAACTCGAAGCAGTGGAACATATCTTTGCTGAACTCGGTGGTGGAGAGGGATTATTAGTTGCCAGTAAAATCGCTGATCGCGTGGGGATTACTCGTTCGGTTATTGTTAATGCACTCCGTAAATTTGAGTCGGCTGGTGTGATCGAGTCGAAGTCGTTGGGCATGAAAGGAACTTATATACGAGTTCTAAATGATTATTTACTGGATGAACTTGATAAGCATACTAAACACACACTTAAGTAA
- the rpsB gene encoding 30S ribosomal protein S2 produces the protein MAVISMKQLLEAGVHFGHQTRRWNPKMARYIFTERNGIYIIDLQKTVKKVDEAYNFVRNLATEGGTMLFVGTKKQAQESVKDEAERCGMYFVNERWLGGMLTNFQTIQKRVDRLRVLERMEAEGVFEVLTKKEVSALRHEMEKLERFLGGIKNMKKLPDALFIVDPRKERIAVAEARRLHIPIVGIVDTNCDPDEIDVVIPANDDAIRAVKLLTAKMADAIIEGQQGSDDVEEAGEAVEA, from the coding sequence ATGGCTGTCATTTCAATGAAACAATTACTAGAAGCTGGTGTACACTTTGGTCACCAAACCCGTCGATGGAATCCGAAAATGGCTCGTTATATTTTTACAGAGCGTAACGGAATCTACATTATTGATCTGCAAAAAACCGTTAAAAAAGTGGATGAAGCTTATAACTTTGTTCGGAACCTTGCTACTGAAGGAGGTACCATGTTGTTCGTGGGTACCAAGAAACAAGCGCAAGAGTCTGTCAAAGATGAAGCAGAACGTTGTGGCATGTATTTTGTGAATGAACGTTGGCTTGGTGGCATGCTGACAAACTTCCAAACGATTCAAAAGCGTGTTGATCGATTGCGCGTTTTAGAGCGGATGGAGGCTGAGGGCGTTTTTGAAGTACTGACAAAGAAAGAAGTTTCTGCACTTCGCCATGAAATGGAGAAACTTGAACGCTTTTTAGGTGGCATCAAGAATATGAAAAAACTCCCAGATGCGTTGTTTATTGTAGATCCTCGTAAAGAACGTATTGCTGTCGCAGAAGCACGCCGCTTGCATATCCCGATTGTAGGAATTGTTGATACGAACTGTGACCCGGATGAAATTGATGTCGTTATTCCGGCGAACGATGACGCAATCCGTGCTGTCAAGTTGCTTACCGCGAAGATGGCTGATGCCATCATTGAAGGTCAACAAGGTTCGGACGATGTCGAGGAAGCTGGGGAAGCAGTCGAAGCGTAA
- the tsf gene encoding translation elongation factor Ts yields MADVSAAQVKELRERTGAGMMDCKKALNECNCDMEKACDFLREKGLAAAAKKEGRVAAEGTVESYIHGGGRIGVLIEVNCETDFVARGDEFKALVRDLGMHIAAANPQYLNKEDVPADVLQHEREILKAQALNEGKPEKIIEKMVEGRIEKFYKEVCLMEQAFVKDPDKSVRDLVLDKTSKIGERIVIRRFTRYELGAGIEKRQDDFAADVMKEINR; encoded by the coding sequence ATGGCAGACGTAAGCGCAGCACAAGTGAAAGAACTTAGGGAACGCACTGGTGCGGGCATGATGGATTGTAAAAAGGCACTTAATGAGTGTAACTGTGATATGGAAAAGGCCTGCGATTTTCTACGTGAGAAAGGCCTAGCAGCAGCCGCTAAAAAAGAAGGGCGTGTCGCGGCGGAAGGGACGGTCGAGTCCTATATCCATGGCGGTGGACGCATTGGTGTGTTAATCGAAGTGAATTGTGAAACAGACTTTGTTGCTCGTGGTGATGAGTTTAAAGCGTTAGTTCGAGATCTTGGGATGCATATTGCTGCGGCTAACCCCCAATATCTAAACAAAGAAGATGTACCCGCTGATGTGCTCCAACATGAGAGAGAAATCTTAAAAGCCCAAGCACTCAATGAAGGAAAGCCAGAGAAAATCATTGAAAAAATGGTTGAAGGCCGGATCGAAAAGTTTTATAAAGAAGTTTGTTTAATGGAACAAGCTTTCGTCAAAGATCCTGATAAGAGCGTACGCGATTTGGTTCTTGACAAAACCTCGAAAATTGGTGAACGTATCGTTATTCGTCGCTTTACCCGTTACGAGTTAGGTGCAGGAATTGAAAAGCGGCAAGATGATTTCGCTGCTGATGTCATGAAAGAAATAAATCGTTAA